The proteins below are encoded in one region of Buttiauxella gaviniae:
- a CDS encoding ABC transporter permease produces the protein MSMILLAPGGRARRFSKRLSQVLITLFGLLLLTFFIGRVMPIDPVLAIVGPDADQSTYQQVYHQLGFDQSLATQFWIYLGGLLHGDLGNALLTGKPVVDDILRVFPATLELATVAIIVGAGLGIPLGVWAAARRNSVVDYAVRIISLAGYSTPIFWVGMMGLLLFYAWLGWVGGAGRIDLGLDGLVPRRTGLLLVDSLLAGNSAVFFNALNHLILPACLLGFHSLAYISRMTRSFMLAQLSQEFIITARVKGLTERQVIWNHAFRNILVQLLTVVALAYGSLLEGAVLIETVFSWPGFGSYLTGSLLLGDMNAVMGCVLVVGVIFVLLNLLSDMLYQLFDPRTKS, from the coding sequence ATGAGCATGATTTTACTTGCGCCCGGCGGCCGCGCCCGGCGGTTCTCAAAACGATTAAGCCAGGTGTTGATCACGCTGTTTGGCCTGTTGCTGCTGACCTTTTTTATTGGCCGCGTGATGCCGATCGATCCGGTGCTGGCTATCGTCGGCCCGGATGCGGACCAAAGCACTTATCAGCAGGTTTATCACCAACTGGGCTTTGATCAATCTCTGGCAACGCAGTTCTGGATTTATCTTGGCGGCCTGCTGCACGGGGATTTAGGCAACGCGCTGCTGACCGGTAAACCGGTGGTGGACGATATTCTGCGCGTCTTTCCGGCAACGCTTGAGCTGGCGACGGTGGCGATTATCGTCGGCGCGGGTCTGGGGATTCCGCTGGGCGTTTGGGCGGCGGCTCGCCGCAACAGCGTGGTGGATTACGCGGTGCGCATTATCAGCCTGGCCGGTTATTCCACGCCGATTTTCTGGGTGGGCATGATGGGGCTGCTGCTGTTTTACGCCTGGCTTGGTTGGGTGGGCGGCGCAGGGCGCATTGATTTAGGTCTGGATGGGTTAGTCCCGCGTCGCACAGGGTTGCTGTTGGTCGATTCATTGCTGGCAGGCAACAGCGCGGTATTCTTTAACGCCCTCAATCACCTGATTTTACCTGCCTGTTTATTGGGCTTCCACTCGCTGGCTTACATCAGCCGTATGACGCGCAGCTTTATGCTGGCGCAGCTCTCGCAGGAATTTATTATCACCGCGCGGGTAAAAGGGCTGACCGAACGCCAGGTTATCTGGAATCACGCTTTCCGCAACATTCTTGTGCAGTTGCTGACGGTGGTGGCGCTGGCTTACGGCTCGCTGCTGGAAGGCGCGGTGCTGATTGAAACCGTGTTCTCGTGGCCGGGTTTTGGGTCTTATCTCACCGGCAGCTTGTTGCTGGGCGATATGAATGCGGTGATGGGATGCGTGCTGGTAGTGGGGGTGATTTTCGTTCTGCTCAATCTGCTGTCCGACATGCTTTACCAACTTTTTGATCCGAGGACAAAATCATGA
- the fbaB gene encoding class I fructose-bisphosphate aldolase, with product MTDIAQLLGKDADSLLQHRCMTIPADQLYLPGSDYVDRVMVDNNRPPAVLRNMQTLYNTGRLAGTGYLSILPVDQGVEHSAGASFAANPLYFDPKNIVELAIEAGCNCVASTYGVLASVSRRYAHRIPFLVKLNHNETLSYPTTYDQTLYASVEQAFNMGAVAVGATIYFGSPESRRQIEEISSAFERAHELGLVTVLWAYLRNSDFKKDGVDYHVSADLTGQANHLAATIGADIVKQKMAENNGGYKAVNFGYTDDRVYTKLTGDNPIDLVRYQLANCYMGRAGLINSGGAAGGETDLTDAVRTAVINKRAGGMGLILGRKAFKKSMSEGVKLINAVQDVYLNSKVTIA from the coding sequence ATGACTGATATTGCGCAGTTGCTTGGCAAAGACGCCGACAGCTTGTTACAGCATCGTTGTATGACTATTCCGGCAGACCAGTTGTATCTGCCAGGTTCGGATTATGTAGACCGCGTAATGGTGGATAACAATCGCCCACCTGCGGTGCTGCGTAATATGCAGACGCTATATAACACCGGGCGCCTGGCAGGCACGGGTTACCTCTCTATTTTACCGGTTGATCAAGGCGTGGAACACTCCGCAGGGGCATCGTTTGCGGCAAATCCACTCTATTTTGATCCGAAGAATATTGTTGAGCTTGCGATAGAAGCGGGTTGCAACTGTGTCGCCTCGACGTACGGCGTGCTGGCTTCGGTTTCGCGTCGTTATGCACACCGCATTCCTTTCCTCGTCAAACTCAATCACAACGAAACGTTGAGTTATCCAACCACTTACGACCAGACGTTGTATGCAAGCGTTGAACAAGCCTTCAATATGGGCGCGGTAGCGGTTGGGGCGACGATTTACTTCGGCTCGCCAGAATCGCGCCGCCAGATAGAGGAGATCTCAAGCGCGTTTGAACGCGCGCATGAACTCGGCCTGGTGACCGTGCTTTGGGCTTATCTACGTAATTCGGACTTTAAAAAAGACGGGGTGGATTACCACGTGAGCGCCGACCTTACCGGGCAGGCGAACCACCTGGCGGCGACTATCGGGGCCGATATTGTGAAGCAGAAAATGGCGGAAAATAACGGCGGTTATAAGGCAGTGAACTTTGGGTATACCGACGACCGGGTGTACACCAAATTGACCGGCGATAACCCGATAGATCTGGTACGTTATCAGCTCGCCAATTGCTACATGGGACGCGCCGGGCTGATTAACTCCGGTGGTGCCGCGGGCGGTGAAACCGATCTTACCGACGCGGTGCGTACGGCGGTGATTAACAAACGTGCAGGCGGGATGGGGCTGATCCTCGGTCGCAAAGCGTTCAAAAAATCCATGTCGGAAGGTGTGAAGTTAATCAATGCGGTTCAGGATGTTTATCTGAATAGTAAGGTGACGATTGCCTGA
- a CDS encoding ABC transporter substrate-binding protein: MNRSSRRGAWLLTLLFMLGSGPALAKTPPDQLIIGMNMNNLLTLDPAAMTGNEVVGLVVNLYDSLVELDPAKLTNVRPALATSWEISEDGNRLTFHLRDGVKFHSGNVLSADDVVWSMRRILHLNLAQASVWKSYGFSKKNVDEHVKALDAATVEITLPKANDPQLIIYSLAALGSVVVLDSKTVQKHVQNDDWGNRWLTTNEAGSGPFSLDVWQAKDVLRMKRNPEYWRGAPKLSRVVFRHFQESQTLRLMIAKGDLDIASNMAVSDVNALRKDPELTVDAVKKGTIYYVAMSMKEPHFANPKVREAVRYLIDYQGINKALMPGYGVLHQRPIQSGMPATLANPGYTLDIPRAKTLLAEAGYPDGFDTTLRVLADQPFLNIAIAVQSTLMQAGINAKIVTGTGNQIYGAMRERKFDMLVGRGGSGVEPHPHSSLRSLVYNPDNSDAARLTNFQGWRTSFYDKTLNQQIDQALVERDPAKQLEEYQAIQTRYDALIPALLPLSQMVDSVVVRKEVQNYQPHPSATTFLRDVYKMPVGEDKS; encoded by the coding sequence ATGAATCGAAGCTCCCGACGGGGGGCGTGGCTGCTCACGCTCCTTTTCATGCTCGGCAGCGGCCCGGCGCTGGCAAAAACGCCGCCTGACCAGCTGATCATCGGCATGAATATGAACAACCTGCTGACTCTGGACCCTGCGGCGATGACCGGGAACGAAGTCGTCGGGCTGGTGGTAAACCTCTATGACTCGCTGGTGGAATTAGACCCGGCAAAACTCACGAATGTGCGCCCCGCGCTGGCAACGTCCTGGGAGATCTCCGAAGACGGGAATCGCCTGACTTTCCATCTGCGCGACGGGGTGAAATTCCACTCTGGCAACGTTTTGAGCGCCGATGATGTCGTGTGGTCGATGCGCCGCATTTTGCACCTGAACCTTGCGCAGGCGTCGGTGTGGAAGTCCTACGGCTTCAGTAAAAAGAACGTTGATGAGCATGTTAAAGCCCTGGATGCCGCAACGGTGGAAATCACGCTGCCGAAAGCCAATGACCCGCAACTGATTATTTATTCCCTGGCAGCACTCGGCAGCGTCGTAGTGCTGGACAGCAAAACCGTGCAGAAGCACGTGCAAAATGACGACTGGGGCAACCGCTGGCTAACCACCAACGAAGCGGGTTCCGGGCCGTTCAGCCTTGACGTATGGCAAGCCAAAGACGTGCTGCGCATGAAGCGAAACCCAGAATACTGGCGCGGCGCACCGAAGCTGTCGCGCGTGGTGTTCCGTCACTTCCAGGAGTCGCAAACCTTACGCCTGATGATTGCCAAGGGCGACCTGGATATTGCCAGCAACATGGCGGTATCGGACGTGAATGCCCTGCGAAAAGACCCGGAATTAACCGTCGATGCCGTTAAGAAAGGCACGATTTATTACGTCGCCATGAGCATGAAAGAGCCGCATTTCGCCAACCCTAAAGTGCGTGAAGCGGTGCGTTACCTGATTGATTATCAGGGCATCAACAAAGCGCTGATGCCGGGCTACGGCGTGCTGCACCAGCGTCCTATCCAATCTGGAATGCCTGCTACGCTTGCGAATCCTGGTTACACGCTGGATATTCCGCGCGCGAAAACGCTGCTGGCGGAGGCGGGCTATCCCGACGGGTTTGATACCACCCTGCGCGTGCTGGCTGACCAACCGTTCCTGAACATCGCCATTGCGGTGCAGTCCACGCTGATGCAGGCGGGCATTAACGCGAAAATCGTCACCGGAACGGGCAACCAGATCTACGGCGCAATGCGCGAGCGCAAGTTCGACATGCTGGTCGGGCGCGGTGGCAGCGGTGTGGAGCCGCATCCCCATTCCAGCCTGCGTTCGCTGGTCTACAACCCAGATAACAGCGACGCGGCACGCCTGACTAACTTCCAGGGCTGGCGGACCAGCTTCTATGACAAAACGCTGAATCAGCAAATCGACCAGGCGCTGGTTGAACGCGACCCGGCGAAACAGCTCGAGGAATACCAGGCGATACAGACCCGTTACGACGCGCTGATCCCCGCGCTGTTGCCGCTTTCACAAATGGTGGACTCGGTGGTGGTACGCAAAGAAGTGCAGAACTACCAGCCGCATCCGTCGGCGACCACTTTCCTGCGTGATGTTTATAAAATGCCTGTTGGGGAGGATAAATCATGA
- a CDS encoding mandelate racemase family protein — protein MKIESVNVTVFTYPTRRVSDSAGHSHPGAESLAKMAMLTITTDEGDCGYSFAPPEVVRPFVVNAFFRKVLVGQDPFNRERIWQDLVHWQRGSAHQLTERALSFVEQALWDLMGRKLKMPVYKLLGGFRDKVPAYGSTMCGDELEGGLSTPDEFGQFAEKLVARGYKAIKLHTWMPPVAFAPDPKMDVKACAAVREAVGPDIDLMLDGYHWYSRSQALYIGKALEKLNFAWFEEPMEEESMASYVWLSQNLSIDVVGPESLGGKHHSRADWVKAGACDILRAGANGVGGISPTMKVAALAESFGMDCEVHGNGAASLAVVGAIRNCRWYERGLLHPFLEYDEPAAYLNSIVDPMDADGFVHLPQRPGLGEDINFDYIETHTVSRD, from the coding sequence GTGAAAATAGAATCCGTAAACGTAACCGTTTTTACCTACCCAACCCGCCGTGTTTCAGACAGCGCAGGCCACTCTCATCCCGGCGCGGAAAGCCTGGCAAAAATGGCAATGCTGACCATCACCACCGATGAAGGGGATTGCGGCTATTCGTTCGCGCCGCCGGAAGTGGTGCGCCCATTTGTGGTAAATGCGTTTTTCCGCAAGGTGCTGGTGGGGCAGGATCCGTTTAACCGCGAGCGCATCTGGCAAGATCTGGTGCACTGGCAGCGCGGGAGCGCACATCAACTCACCGAACGCGCACTTTCATTTGTCGAACAGGCGCTATGGGATTTAATGGGCCGCAAACTGAAAATGCCGGTCTACAAACTGCTCGGCGGTTTCCGTGACAAAGTTCCGGCCTACGGCAGCACCATGTGCGGTGACGAACTGGAAGGCGGATTATCCACACCAGACGAGTTTGGTCAGTTCGCTGAAAAGCTGGTTGCTCGCGGGTATAAAGCCATAAAACTTCATACCTGGATGCCGCCGGTCGCCTTTGCCCCAGATCCTAAAATGGATGTCAAAGCCTGCGCCGCCGTGCGCGAAGCCGTAGGGCCGGACATCGACTTAATGCTTGATGGCTACCACTGGTACAGCCGCAGCCAGGCGCTGTATATCGGCAAAGCGCTGGAAAAACTCAACTTTGCCTGGTTTGAAGAGCCGATGGAAGAAGAGAGCATGGCGTCCTACGTCTGGCTTTCGCAGAATCTTTCCATCGACGTTGTCGGGCCGGAAAGCTTGGGCGGCAAGCATCACAGCCGCGCGGACTGGGTGAAAGCTGGCGCGTGCGACATTCTGCGCGCCGGAGCAAACGGCGTGGGCGGCATTTCACCAACCATGAAAGTGGCGGCGCTGGCTGAATCTTTCGGCATGGATTGCGAAGTTCACGGCAACGGCGCGGCAAGCCTGGCAGTGGTCGGGGCGATCCGCAACTGCCGTTGGTACGAACGCGGTTTACTGCATCCGTTCCTCGAATATGACGAGCCCGCTGCGTACCTCAACAGCATCGTTGACCCGATGGACGCCGATGGTTTTGTGCATCTGCCGCAGCGTCCGGGCCTCGGTGAAGACATCAATTTTGACTATATCGAAACGCATACCGTCAGCCGCGACTGA